A genomic region of Kribbella sp. NBC_00382 contains the following coding sequences:
- a CDS encoding ATP-grasp domain-containing protein has translation MRIALATSTDYAELHPHDLPLATALKAAGLDAVAEVWTDPSVDWSSYDAVLLRSVWDYHRRYLEFTEWLGQLDKAGVTLLNETDLVRWNADKRYLLELRERGVAIVPSQIAAGACLREVVAGLDGQEIVIKPTVSATAHHTIRGTAGSPELSRSIEDLPDNVYLVQPFQPEIQNEGEWSLIFLDGEFSHAVLKRPAAGDYRVQDDFGGTAELLDPPAAVLTGSTEALAAANSRQAPAYARVDGILSNGRYLLMELELIEPYLFLPLAPDAATRFATTVANRLAAAKV, from the coding sequence GTGAGAATCGCACTGGCTACCTCGACCGACTACGCAGAGCTGCACCCGCACGACCTGCCGCTCGCCACCGCCCTCAAAGCCGCCGGGCTCGACGCGGTGGCCGAGGTGTGGACCGACCCGTCGGTCGACTGGTCCTCGTACGACGCAGTGCTGCTGCGCTCCGTCTGGGACTACCACCGGCGCTACCTCGAGTTCACCGAGTGGCTCGGCCAGCTCGACAAGGCCGGTGTCACGCTCCTCAACGAGACCGACCTGGTCCGCTGGAACGCTGACAAGCGCTACCTCTTGGAACTGCGCGAGCGCGGAGTCGCGATCGTGCCGTCCCAGATCGCCGCCGGCGCCTGCCTGCGCGAGGTCGTCGCCGGGCTGGACGGCCAGGAGATCGTGATCAAGCCGACCGTCAGCGCCACGGCTCACCACACGATCCGCGGCACCGCGGGATCCCCCGAGCTCAGCCGCTCGATCGAGGACCTCCCGGACAACGTCTACCTGGTGCAGCCGTTCCAGCCGGAGATCCAGAACGAGGGCGAGTGGTCGCTGATCTTCCTCGACGGCGAGTTCAGCCACGCGGTCCTGAAGCGCCCGGCAGCTGGTGACTACCGGGTGCAGGACGACTTCGGCGGTACTGCCGAACTGCTCGACCCACCGGCCGCCGTCCTGACCGGTTCGACCGAGGCCCTCGCAGCAGCCAACAGCCGCCAGGCCCCCGCCTACGCCCGCGTCGACGGCATCCTGAGCAACGGCCGGTACCTGCTGATGGAGCTCGAACTGATCGAGCCCTACCTGTTCCTCCCGCTGGCTCCCGACGCCGCCACCCGCTTCGCCACCACTGTCGCCAACCGTCTCGCCGCCGCGAAGGTCTAG
- a CDS encoding threonine ammonia-lyase, translating to MPTIEDVRTAAAGLHGRIHRTPMVESSALDELFGGRLTLKAELFQKTGSFKVRGLLNKTLKLTAEERERGVITVSAGNAAGALAWAARDAGVPATVVMAKTAVPAKIAAAKAYGAQVELVEGDLMGAYESIRDERKLTGVHPFDDLDVITGHASLALELLDDRPDVDTVLVPVGGGGLISGVALALKLIRPSIRVIGIEPENADVVSRSLAAGSPQKLPTAKSVADGLAAPVCGTHNYGIIAQYVDQVVRVSEESLIEATKLVMSRTKLALEPAAAAPFAALLEGKVQLGTLAAAVVSGGNLDVSKLML from the coding sequence ATGCCGACCATCGAGGACGTCCGTACCGCCGCCGCTGGACTGCATGGGCGGATCCACCGCACGCCGATGGTCGAGTCGTCGGCGCTCGATGAGCTGTTCGGCGGACGGCTCACGCTGAAGGCTGAGCTGTTCCAGAAGACGGGCAGCTTCAAGGTGCGCGGGCTGCTCAACAAGACGCTCAAGTTGACGGCCGAAGAGCGCGAGCGTGGCGTCATCACCGTGTCAGCGGGTAACGCGGCCGGGGCGCTGGCCTGGGCGGCCCGGGATGCGGGAGTGCCGGCGACTGTGGTGATGGCGAAGACCGCTGTGCCGGCGAAGATCGCGGCGGCTAAGGCGTACGGGGCTCAGGTGGAGCTGGTCGAGGGCGATCTGATGGGCGCCTACGAGTCGATCCGGGACGAGCGGAAGCTGACCGGGGTGCACCCGTTCGACGACCTCGACGTGATCACTGGGCACGCCAGCCTCGCGCTGGAACTCCTCGACGACCGGCCAGACGTCGATACCGTGCTTGTGCCGGTCGGTGGTGGTGGACTCATCTCGGGCGTCGCGCTCGCGCTCAAGCTGATCCGGCCGAGCATCCGCGTGATCGGCATCGAGCCCGAGAACGCCGATGTCGTCAGCCGCAGCCTCGCCGCGGGCTCACCGCAGAAGCTCCCCACCGCGAAGAGCGTCGCCGACGGCCTCGCCGCCCCGGTCTGCGGCACCCACAACTACGGCATCATCGCCCAGTACGTCGATCAGGTGGTCCGCGTGAGCGAGGAGTCGCTTATCGAGGCGACGAAGCTAGTCATGTCCCGTACGAAGCTCGCCCTCGAGCCCGCCGCAGCAGCACCCTTCGCCGCCCTACTGGAAGGCAAGGTCCAGCTAGGCACCCTGGCTGCCGCCGTCGTCAGCGGCGGCAACCTGGATGTCTCCAAGCTGATGCTCTAG
- a CDS encoding glycosyltransferase 87 family protein — protein MKTSSGKPHAVGGVGLMVGGGVAVAVSVGVVAAEGAGWWPNLVLVGGCAVVGGIGWLVTRRPAGARVVLAVVAVAAVCQVPGLFRVPITSTDAYRYVWDGRVQLSGSSPYSHVPLADELARLRDPVLFPGLSPADRTGVTGPPRVPRDPAGITAASADDPRTKINRPRVPTIYPPVAQAYFTAVALFTPWSAGTLGLQVAAAALAVALTALLASELKRRKRDPRWALLWGWSPIVALEAGNAAHVDVLAALLIAAAVALAARRRPILAGLLLGAAAATKLLPLLLLPAFTAIRHKDLRTPLVAVGTFVASYIPHLLAAGTLVIGFLPGYLTQEGFEDGSSRSAILALVLPPEARQLAAGLLAVALAVLALQRHGREPIAVTCCWLYGAALLVTTPTYPWYGLPLIAVAVLAGRFEWLVVPAAAYLAYASFGHDQRQGLIYLAALVIVVIPITLRQRTATRIRFDEPIEARQH, from the coding sequence ATGAAGACGTCCAGCGGGAAACCCCATGCGGTGGGCGGTGTGGGGTTGATGGTCGGTGGGGGTGTTGCTGTCGCTGTTTCGGTCGGAGTGGTTGCAGCGGAGGGTGCTGGGTGGTGGCCGAACTTGGTGTTGGTGGGTGGCTGCGCGGTGGTGGGTGGCATCGGCTGGCTAGTGACGAGGCGACCGGCCGGAGCGCGCGTAGTACTGGCTGTGGTGGCGGTGGCGGCGGTGTGTCAGGTGCCTGGGTTATTCAGGGTGCCCATCACCAGTACTGATGCATACCGGTATGTGTGGGACGGGCGGGTGCAGCTGTCTGGGAGTTCGCCCTATAGCCATGTGCCGCTGGCTGACGAGCTGGCCCGGCTTAGAGACCCCGTACTGTTCCCAGGCCTCTCCCCCGCCGACCGCACCGGGGTGACCGGGCCGCCGCGGGTGCCGCGGGACCCGGCAGGCATCACAGCCGCATCGGCCGACGACCCGCGTACCAAGATCAACCGCCCGCGGGTACCGACCATCTACCCGCCAGTGGCTCAGGCGTACTTCACCGCAGTAGCCCTCTTCACCCCCTGGTCGGCGGGGACACTTGGACTCCAGGTAGCGGCCGCAGCACTCGCCGTCGCGCTGACAGCCCTCCTGGCAAGCGAACTCAAGCGCCGCAAACGAGACCCACGCTGGGCTCTGCTGTGGGGTTGGTCACCGATCGTGGCCCTGGAGGCTGGCAACGCAGCCCATGTCGACGTCCTCGCAGCCCTACTCATCGCAGCCGCAGTAGCCCTCGCAGCCCGCCGCCGACCAATCCTCGCCGGCCTCCTCCTAGGCGCCGCAGCGGCCACCAAGCTCCTCCCCCTGCTGCTGCTCCCAGCCTTCACCGCCATCAGGCATAAAGACCTCCGCACCCCATTGGTTGCCGTAGGCACCTTTGTCGCCAGCTACATCCCCCACCTACTCGCCGCCGGCACCCTCGTGATCGGCTTCCTGCCCGGCTACCTCACCCAAGAGGGCTTCGAGGACGGCAGCTCTCGCTCGGCGATTCTCGCGCTGGTGTTGCCTCCTGAGGCCCGCCAGCTCGCCGCCGGACTCCTGGCCGTGGCGCTCGCCGTCCTCGCCCTCCAACGCCACGGCCGCGAGCCGATCGCCGTCACTTGCTGCTGGCTGTACGGCGCCGCGCTGCTCGTCACCACGCCGACCTACCCCTGGTACGGGCTGCCCTTGATCGCTGTGGCCGTACTGGCCGGCCGGTTCGAGTGGCTCGTCGTACCGGCCGCCGCGTACCTCGCCTACGCCAGCTTCGGCCACGACCAGCGCCAGGGCCTGATCTACCTCGCGGCCCTTGTCATCGTTGTCATCCCGATCACGCTCCGTCAGCGGACCGCCACGCGAATCCGGTTTGACGAACCGATCGAGGCGCGCCAACACTGA
- a CDS encoding DUF2064 domain-containing protein: MKADTLIVIAKEPVAGRVKTRLQTEFTPAEAAALARASLADTLAAVQSTPVRRYVLALDGQSGPWLPPAFQVVQQRGDGLAERLSEAFEDSYAGGPMLLVGMDTPQLTRELLDVDWAEHDAVLGLTEDGGYWCLGLRQPDRRALVGVPMSTDHTGADQLARLRLLGYKVLLLPMLRDMDTPEDAAVLAASFPALRMSRLHRRLQHSASPGLLFEKALSGARVVATGIDGQRVPSLCEVDRWQAPADEVDRLALSRCEGPVLDIGCGPGRIVTALAERGIPALGVDISAEAVLLTTSRGAPALRRPVQEPLPGEGRWGSVLLMDGNIGIGGAPALLLRRCAELVRPDGLVLVEVDPDDHLDDTAPIILHADGGRRSKPLPWARVGTRAVLRHALAADLLATEDWRTPHRAFLTFRRSPATLRQASNR; this comes from the coding sequence GTGAAGGCGGACACGCTGATCGTGATCGCGAAGGAGCCGGTCGCGGGGCGGGTGAAGACGCGCCTGCAGACTGAGTTCACCCCTGCGGAGGCAGCGGCCCTGGCCCGCGCCTCACTGGCCGACACCCTTGCAGCTGTCCAGTCCACGCCGGTACGCCGGTATGTGCTCGCGCTGGACGGGCAGAGCGGCCCCTGGTTGCCACCCGCGTTCCAGGTCGTCCAGCAGCGGGGTGACGGTCTGGCAGAGCGGCTCTCCGAAGCATTCGAGGACTCGTACGCCGGTGGGCCGATGCTGCTGGTCGGTATGGACACCCCTCAGCTCACGCGGGAACTCCTGGACGTTGATTGGGCTGAGCACGACGCAGTACTCGGGTTGACCGAGGACGGCGGCTACTGGTGCCTCGGGTTGCGGCAACCGGACCGGCGGGCGCTGGTCGGCGTACCGATGTCCACTGATCACACCGGGGCGGATCAGCTCGCACGGCTGCGGTTGCTCGGGTACAAGGTGTTGCTGCTGCCGATGTTGCGGGACATGGACACACCGGAGGATGCGGCCGTGTTGGCGGCGAGCTTCCCGGCGTTGCGGATGTCGCGGTTGCATCGGCGGTTGCAGCATTCGGCGTCGCCGGGGTTGCTGTTCGAGAAGGCGCTCTCCGGTGCGCGAGTGGTTGCCACCGGCATCGATGGGCAGAGGGTGCCGTCGTTGTGCGAGGTCGATCGGTGGCAGGCGCCGGCGGATGAGGTGGACCGGTTGGCGCTGAGTCGGTGCGAGGGTCCGGTGCTCGACATCGGCTGCGGGCCGGGGCGGATCGTCACAGCCCTGGCGGAGCGAGGCATCCCGGCGCTTGGCGTCGACATCTCGGCCGAGGCGGTCCTGCTGACTACTAGCCGAGGTGCTCCAGCTCTCCGACGTCCTGTGCAGGAACCGCTGCCGGGCGAGGGGCGCTGGGGAAGTGTGCTCTTGATGGACGGCAACATCGGCATCGGCGGCGCGCCCGCCCTCCTGCTGCGCCGTTGCGCTGAGCTGGTCCGCCCCGACGGACTGGTCCTGGTGGAGGTCGATCCCGACGACCACCTCGACGACACGGCGCCGATCATCCTGCACGCAGACGGCGGTCGGCGCTCAAAGCCCTTGCCCTGGGCAAGAGTCGGCACCCGAGCAGTACTCCGCCACGCCCTCGCCGCCGACCTCTTGGCCACCGAGGACTGGCGCACCCCCCACCGAGCCTTCCTGACCTTCCGCCGCTCCCCCGCCACCCTCCGCCAGGCGTCCAACCGATGA
- a CDS encoding glycosyltransferase family 2 protein, with translation MQPAEVDLILPCLNEAAALPWVLTRLPVGVRAVVVDNGSTDGSAEIAARLGALVVPCEIRGYGAACHAGLEASTAAVVAFLDADASLDPRQLVRVTAPVLAGQMDLMLGRRRPVSRNAWPWHLRLANAELSRRVRRRTGVQLRDLGPMRAARRDALLSLDLHDRRSGYPLETVVRAADAGWRIAEVDVDYLPRSGRSKVTGTPLGAARAVLDMSKVLSA, from the coding sequence GTGCAACCAGCAGAAGTCGACCTCATCCTCCCCTGCCTCAACGAAGCCGCTGCGCTGCCCTGGGTGCTCACCCGGCTGCCGGTCGGAGTGCGGGCTGTTGTCGTCGACAACGGCTCCACCGACGGCTCTGCTGAGATCGCTGCCCGGCTGGGAGCGCTAGTGGTGCCGTGCGAGATCCGTGGGTACGGCGCTGCCTGCCATGCGGGGCTAGAGGCCAGTACTGCGGCAGTGGTCGCCTTCCTCGATGCGGACGCGTCTCTGGATCCACGGCAGCTCGTACGGGTGACTGCACCCGTACTGGCTGGGCAGATGGACCTCATGCTCGGCAGGAGGCGACCGGTGTCGCGCAATGCGTGGCCGTGGCATCTGCGGCTGGCCAATGCTGAGTTGTCGAGGCGGGTGCGTCGGCGTACCGGAGTACAGCTGAGGGATCTGGGTCCGATGCGTGCAGCGAGGCGGGATGCCTTGCTGAGCTTGGACCTGCACGACCGGCGGTCCGGGTACCCGCTGGAGACGGTGGTGAGGGCGGCAGACGCCGGCTGGCGGATCGCGGAGGTCGACGTGGACTACCTGCCACGCTCTGGGCGGTCAAAGGTCACCGGTACGCCGCTGGGCGCAGCGCGGGCCGTGCTGGATATGTCGAAGGTGTTGTCGGCGTGA
- a CDS encoding response regulator transcription factor, whose amino-acid sequence MATRVLVVDDDPTVSNVVSAYLTKAGYDARVVADGVMAVEVWQQWKPSVVVLDVMLPGLSGLEVLRRMRAADDGAAVIMLSARGEEEDRLVGLEFGADDYVVKPFSPRELTLRVQAMLRREERLAGTDLTPTKLVGGPITVDTAARIAMLDGRALSLTHREFDLLAFLVAHPGKAYTKAELLRRVWGWDFGDSSTVTVHVRRLREKIEVDPSDPQLVLTVPRTGYRFAGEAE is encoded by the coding sequence GTGGCTACTCGTGTGCTCGTGGTGGACGATGACCCGACCGTGTCCAACGTCGTCTCGGCGTACCTGACCAAGGCCGGGTACGACGCCCGCGTGGTCGCCGATGGGGTGATGGCGGTCGAGGTGTGGCAGCAGTGGAAGCCGTCGGTCGTAGTACTGGACGTGATGCTGCCCGGCCTGTCCGGTCTGGAGGTACTGCGCCGGATGCGGGCCGCCGACGACGGTGCCGCCGTGATCATGCTGTCGGCCCGGGGCGAGGAAGAGGATCGCCTGGTCGGGCTGGAGTTCGGCGCCGACGACTACGTGGTGAAGCCGTTCAGCCCGCGCGAACTGACCCTGCGGGTGCAGGCGATGCTGCGGCGGGAGGAACGGCTCGCCGGCACGGATCTCACGCCGACCAAGCTGGTGGGCGGGCCCATCACCGTCGACACGGCCGCACGGATCGCGATGCTCGATGGTCGCGCGCTGTCGTTGACGCATCGCGAGTTCGATCTGCTGGCGTTCCTGGTGGCGCATCCGGGCAAGGCCTATACGAAGGCCGAGTTGTTGCGGCGGGTGTGGGGCTGGGACTTCGGCGACTCGTCGACGGTGACCGTGCACGTACGCCGGCTGCGGGAGAAGATCGAGGTCGATCCGTCGGATCCGCAGCTGGTACTGACCGTTCCGCGGACGGGATACCGCTTCGCGGGTGAGGCCGAATGA
- a CDS encoding sensor histidine kinase, with protein sequence MNRDQVTILALTAGWTLIVALLGAAVLWRFRRKSLRITIIVAGLVPMLGALAAVTQSVQAMFISAHDSLVVLWTLAFSGVLGLAMSVLLGHWISTGSRDVGRRLRHLGTSYEPVEGNANVPAELAAITDELEMTRLKLAASNDRERALEASRRELVAFMSHDLRTPLAGLRAVSEGLEDGVIDDVPGALRQMRTTVDRMTGLVDDLFELSRLSAAPPPRRRSAVSLRELAEDVVGESCEHARSEGVALSVATPSDDDRLAVHGDADELTRAVSNLVGNAIRHTERGGTVKVMVAREDDGRVRLAVTDGCGGIPDDDLERVFDIGWRGDEQRTPANGVAATSTGSSSGGGGGGGLGLAIARGVVESHDGEIAVTNIPGGCTFKIELPPVTTPS encoded by the coding sequence ATGAACCGCGACCAGGTCACGATCCTCGCGCTCACCGCCGGCTGGACGCTGATCGTCGCGCTGCTCGGTGCGGCGGTGCTGTGGCGGTTCCGGCGCAAGTCGCTGCGGATCACGATCATCGTGGCCGGGCTGGTGCCGATGCTTGGCGCGCTCGCTGCCGTGACGCAGAGCGTGCAGGCGATGTTCATCTCGGCCCACGACTCGCTCGTGGTTCTGTGGACGCTCGCGTTCTCGGGGGTGCTCGGGTTGGCGATGTCGGTGCTGCTCGGGCACTGGATCAGTACGGGCTCGCGTGATGTCGGACGGCGGCTGCGGCACCTTGGTACGTCGTACGAGCCGGTCGAAGGCAACGCCAACGTGCCCGCCGAGCTGGCCGCGATCACGGACGAGCTCGAGATGACGCGGTTGAAGCTGGCCGCGTCCAACGATCGGGAGCGGGCGTTGGAGGCGAGTCGGCGCGAGCTGGTCGCGTTCATGTCGCACGATCTGCGGACTCCGCTCGCTGGGCTGCGGGCCGTGTCGGAGGGGCTGGAGGACGGGGTCATCGACGACGTGCCCGGCGCGTTGCGGCAGATGCGGACGACGGTCGACCGGATGACCGGGCTGGTGGACGACCTGTTCGAACTGTCCCGGCTGTCGGCGGCACCGCCACCGCGTCGGCGGTCCGCGGTGAGTTTGCGCGAACTGGCCGAGGACGTGGTGGGGGAGAGCTGCGAGCATGCTCGGTCGGAGGGGGTGGCGCTGTCCGTCGCGACGCCTTCTGACGATGATCGGCTCGCTGTCCATGGCGATGCGGATGAGCTGACCCGCGCAGTCTCGAACCTGGTCGGCAACGCAATCCGCCACACCGAACGCGGCGGCACGGTCAAGGTGATGGTGGCTCGCGAGGACGACGGTCGGGTCCGTCTGGCCGTGACCGACGGCTGTGGTGGGATCCCGGACGACGACCTCGAGCGGGTCTTCGACATCGGCTGGCGGGGCGACGAACAACGCACCCCAGCAAATGGCGTGGCAGCCACCAGCACCGGCAGCAGCAGCGGCGGTGGCGGCGGTGGCGGCCTCGGCTTGGCGATCGCCCGAGGCGTAGTCGAATCCCACGACGGCGAGATAGCAGTAACCAACATCCCCGGCGGCTGCACCTTCAAAATCGAACTCCCCCCAGTAACCACCCCAAGCTAA
- a CDS encoding WhiB family transcriptional regulator, whose amino-acid sequence MRPTLTVIADPADRWMTKAACVGQASLYDETASPWEQRKARELCLSSCPVINECHAWARREKFTGTAAGQRLLYGRRRGHPETAAAPESAVG is encoded by the coding sequence ATGAGGCCGACCCTGACAGTGATCGCAGACCCCGCGGACCGCTGGATGACCAAGGCAGCCTGTGTCGGACAAGCATCCTTGTACGACGAGACTGCATCGCCTTGGGAACAGCGCAAGGCGCGTGAGCTCTGCCTGAGCAGCTGCCCTGTGATCAACGAGTGCCACGCGTGGGCCCGCCGGGAGAAGTTCACCGGTACCGCCGCCGGCCAGCGCCTGCTCTACGGCCGTCGCCGCGGCCACCCGGAGACGGCGGCCGCCCCGGAGAGCGCAGTCGGTTAG
- a CDS encoding glycosyltransferase family 87 protein has translation MAPVTPPSAQDAQPRPPEVEPAVARLTVGLGGPTGKFARLSSSWWTPLRIALAVCCITFALGVLQKAPCMEDGWNRQSWRPFQALCYSDIGYLYQERGFAEGNRPFLDTGNYPVLEYPVLTGGFMEVAAKITWVFTGDPKKDVTDQQKRDTAGVFFVVNVAMLFLCALILVGLTVATARGVPKRHGGARGQPMIALYVAAAPVLAFTSTINWDLFAVVLTAGAMWAWSRGKPIWFGILLGLGTAAKFYPFLLLGPLLIVCLRGRKLWHWFLALVATGFSWGLVNAPIYLLAKNEWLSFWVFNDERESDYGSIWYVLKLAKHEVADVNQLNIVIFAGLCLSIAILGLMAPRPPRFAQLAFLVVAAFLLVNKVYSPQYVLWLLPLVALARPKLRDWLIWQACESFYWMMVWLHLAQYLAPGDPNQPDKIYWLSVVLRMAGTLWLMLVVSRDILLPENDPVRQGDLINDPGDGVLADPPPRRLDPAHA, from the coding sequence ATGGCCCCCGTGACGCCACCAAGTGCCCAGGACGCGCAGCCACGGCCACCTGAGGTCGAACCGGCCGTCGCACGTCTGACTGTGGGCCTCGGCGGTCCTACTGGGAAGTTCGCCCGGCTCAGCTCGTCCTGGTGGACGCCGCTGCGGATCGCGCTCGCGGTGTGCTGCATCACCTTCGCGCTCGGCGTACTGCAGAAGGCGCCCTGTATGGAGGACGGCTGGAACCGGCAGAGCTGGCGGCCGTTCCAGGCGCTGTGCTACTCCGACATCGGCTACCTCTACCAGGAGCGCGGCTTCGCCGAGGGCAACCGGCCGTTCCTCGACACCGGCAACTACCCGGTACTGGAGTACCCGGTGCTCACCGGCGGCTTCATGGAGGTCGCGGCCAAGATCACCTGGGTCTTCACCGGCGACCCCAAGAAGGACGTCACGGACCAGCAGAAGCGCGACACGGCCGGCGTCTTCTTCGTCGTCAACGTCGCGATGCTCTTCCTCTGCGCGCTGATCCTGGTCGGGCTGACCGTGGCGACAGCTCGAGGTGTGCCCAAACGCCACGGCGGGGCCCGTGGGCAGCCGATGATCGCCCTGTACGTCGCAGCTGCGCCGGTACTGGCGTTCACCTCCACGATCAACTGGGACCTGTTCGCGGTCGTACTGACAGCGGGCGCGATGTGGGCGTGGTCGCGGGGCAAGCCGATCTGGTTCGGCATCCTGCTCGGACTGGGGACAGCGGCGAAGTTCTACCCGTTCCTGCTGCTTGGGCCGCTGCTGATCGTCTGCCTGCGTGGGCGGAAGCTGTGGCATTGGTTCCTCGCGCTGGTGGCCACCGGGTTCAGCTGGGGGCTGGTCAACGCCCCCATCTACCTGCTGGCGAAGAACGAGTGGCTGTCGTTCTGGGTCTTCAACGACGAGCGCGAGAGCGACTACGGCTCGATCTGGTACGTCCTCAAGCTGGCCAAACACGAGGTCGCCGACGTCAACCAGCTCAACATCGTCATCTTCGCCGGGCTCTGCCTGTCGATCGCGATCCTCGGCCTGATGGCGCCGCGACCGCCGCGGTTCGCGCAGCTGGCGTTCCTGGTGGTAGCCGCGTTCCTGCTGGTCAACAAGGTGTACTCACCGCAGTACGTGCTCTGGCTGCTGCCGCTCGTCGCGCTGGCCCGGCCGAAGCTGCGCGACTGGCTGATCTGGCAGGCGTGCGAGTCGTTCTACTGGATGATGGTCTGGCTGCATCTCGCCCAGTACCTCGCACCCGGCGACCCGAACCAGCCGGACAAGATCTACTGGCTCTCGGTCGTACTACGCATGGCCGGCACCCTGTGGCTGATGCTGGTCGTCTCCCGCGACATCCTGCTCCCGGAGAACGACCCCGTCCGCCAGGGCGACCTCATCAATGACCCCGGCGACGGCGTCCTCGCAGACCCCCCACCCCGCCGACTAGACCCGGCGCACGCCTAG
- a CDS encoding bifunctional allantoicase/(S)-ureidoglycine aminohydrolase yields the protein MTYYSPMGGHPAQTELTTDRAVFTESYAVLPRGTMRDIVTSQLPFWDNTRLWVIARPLSGFAETFSQYIVEVSPGGGSDKPETDPGASAVLFVVSGNLVLTVGGEKHELAPGGYAFLPPSSDWTLRNTSDQLATFHFVRKAYEAVEGIPAPEAFVTNETDVEGIEMPGTEGRWRTQRFVDPLDVRYDFHVNIVSFEPGGVIPFPETHVMEHGIYILEGKAVYLLNKDWVEVQEGDFLWLRAFCPQACYAGGPGPFRYLIYKDVNRHAKLPRLS from the coding sequence ATGACCTACTACTCCCCAATGGGCGGGCACCCCGCGCAGACGGAGCTGACCACCGATCGCGCGGTCTTCACCGAGTCGTACGCCGTACTGCCGCGGGGCACGATGCGCGACATCGTCACCAGCCAGTTGCCGTTCTGGGACAACACCAGGCTGTGGGTGATCGCGCGGCCGCTGTCGGGGTTCGCGGAGACGTTCTCGCAGTACATCGTCGAGGTCTCGCCGGGTGGCGGCAGCGACAAGCCCGAGACGGACCCGGGCGCTTCGGCCGTACTGTTCGTTGTCTCCGGCAACTTGGTGCTGACGGTCGGCGGGGAGAAGCACGAGCTGGCGCCGGGTGGCTATGCGTTCCTGCCGCCGAGCTCGGACTGGACCCTGCGCAACACCAGCGACCAGCTCGCGACCTTCCATTTCGTGCGCAAGGCCTACGAAGCAGTCGAGGGGATTCCCGCGCCGGAGGCCTTCGTCACGAACGAGACCGATGTCGAGGGCATCGAGATGCCGGGGACCGAGGGGCGGTGGCGGACGCAGCGGTTCGTCGATCCGCTCGATGTCCGGTACGACTTCCACGTCAACATCGTGAGCTTCGAACCCGGCGGCGTGATCCCGTTCCCCGAGACGCACGTGATGGAACACGGCATCTACATCCTCGAGGGCAAGGCGGTCTACCTGCTCAACAAGGACTGGGTGGAGGTCCAGGAGGGCGACTTCCTCTGGCTCCGCGCCTTCTGCCCCCAGGCCTGCTACGCCGGCGGACCCGGCCCGTTCCGCTACCTCATCTACAAAGACGTCAACCGCCACGCCAAACTCCCACGCCTGAGCTGA